A genomic window from Populus nigra chromosome 7, ddPopNigr1.1, whole genome shotgun sequence includes:
- the LOC133700127 gene encoding uncharacterized protein LOC133700127, with protein sequence MCTVWTWKGGGAWKRGLLWVGTGRDGTERDETGRGRGRDGTGRDGTGDGTGRDGTGDWESYTVEQNNLINDILSSLRTKCENSGTVELQIQADPKLNLSEEVEASQIPSVAFSKSSFSAFTNVGLNLKEKIQNNRVETDEPHEQEVREQNATVELDVDGNKQVGETHDTQQSKRINKRKKNDTQQTKYTPKPRKTTSVVWEFFIKAQKNGEVHAKCQVCNKVLCAKSRNGTTSLHRHGCFKDWKKDGKQQSFSNVESSAKANPKNKASSKIGAGAPPQAKRRKLVANVGEERVEEETSSACIGQAAVSGLAHDQVQELTVQEDYTAKETPGRGLQDQEHHLVSGCIIGVLLIPSFSFNFVYVFFLAIVVVEAIFL encoded by the exons ATGTGTACTGTTTGGACTTGGAAGGGGGGCGGGGCTTGGAAACGCGGGTTGTTGTGGGTCGGGACGGGACGGGACGGGACGGAACGGGACGAGACGGGACGGGGCCGGGGACGGGACGGGACGGGACGAGACGGGACCGGGGACGGGACGGGACGGGACGGAACGGGGGACTGGGAATCAT ATACTGTGGAACAGAATAATTTGATCAATGACATCTTATCGAGTTTGCGTACGAAGTGCGAGAATTCTGGGACCGTGGAGTTGCAGATACAG GCGGATCCAAAGCTCAACCTGTCTGAGGAAGTTGAAGCATCACAAATTCCATCAGTGGCTTTTTCGAAGAGCTCCTTTTCAGCCTTTACAAATGttggtttaaatttaaaagaaaagatccAAAATAACAGGGTAGAAACAGATGAGCCTCATGAACAG GAAGTCAGGGAACAAAATGCTACAGTTGAACTTGATGTTGATGGCAACAAGCAGGTGGGAGAAACGCACGATACGCAGCAGAGCAAGAGGATTAATAAACGAAAAAAGAATGATACTCAACAGACTAAGTATACTCCTAAACCAAGAAAAACTACATCTGTAGTTTGGGAGTTTTTCATTAAGGCTCAAAAAAATGGTGAGGTACATGCCAAATGCCAGGTTTGCAACAAAGTGCTCTGTGCTAAAAGCAGGAATGGAACTACAAGCCTACACAGACACGGTTGTTTTAAAGATTGGAAGAAAGATGGAAAACAACAGTCATTTTCTAATGTCGAGTCCAGTGCTAAAGCGAACCCAAAAAACAAGGCTTCATCAAAGATTGGAGCTGGTGCTCCTCCACAAGCAAAGAGGAGAAAGCTAGTAGCAAATGTAGGAGAGGAAAGAGTGGAAGAAGAAACTTCTAGTGCTT GCATCGGTCAAGCAGCAGTTTCTGGTCTAGCTCATGACCAAGTACAAGAATTAACAGTACAAGAAGATTATACTGCAAAAGAAACACCTGGAAGAGGTCTCCAGGATCAGGAGCATCATCTCGTATCTGGCTGTATTATTGGGGTATTGTTGATACCATCTTTCTCTTTCaactttgtttatgttttttttcttgcgaTAGTGGTTGTAGAAGCAATCTTTCTGTAG
- the LOC133700003 gene encoding protein SGT1 homolog, which translates to MADLEKKAKEAFIDDHFELAVDLYTQAIALNPTNPDLLADRAQANIKLNSLTEAVADASKAIELDPSMAKAYLRKGIACMKLEEYQTAKAALELGASLATEESRFANFIKECDERIAEETGETKQAVEAPVNTPSLKEEPEDVSCQAPMVTPSKPKYRHEFYQKPEEVVVTIFAKGIPADSVTVDFGEQILSVHINVPGEDAYYFQTRLFGKIILDKCKFNVLSTKVEIRLTKAEPGLHWASLEYKKETAVVKRITVSSEIAQRPTYPSSKPKRVDWDKIEAEVKKEEKEEKLDGDAALNKFFREIYQDADEDTRRAMQKSFVESNGTVLSTNWKEVGTKTVEGSPPDGMEMRKWEY; encoded by the exons ATGGCGGATCTGgagaagaaagccaaagaagCATTCATCGACGATCACTTCGAGTTAGCCGTCGATCTCTACACCCAAGCCATCGCTCTCAACCCTACCAATCCTGACCTCCTCGCTGACCGTGCTCAGGCCAATATCAAACTCAACAGTCTCACCG AGGCTGTTGCGGATGCAAGCAAAGCGATTGAGTTGGATCCTTCCATGGCTAAAGCTTACTTGCGGAAAGG TATTGCATGCATGAAACTTGAGGAGTATCAGACAGCTAAGGCAGCGTTGGAATTAGGAGCGTCTTTGGCAACAGAAGAGTCTAGATTCGCTAACTTTATCAAAGAATGTGATGAGCGCATTGCAG AGGAAACTGGTGAGACAAAGCAAGCAGTGGAGGCCCCAGTAAACACTCCTTCCCTAAAAGAAGAGCCAGAAGACGTTTCTTGTCAGGCTCCAATGGTAACACCTTCCAAGCCAAAGTACAG GCATGAATTCTACCAAAAGCCAGAAGAGGTGGTTGTGACTATATTTGCAAAGGGCATACCAGCCGACAGTGTTACTGTTGATTTTGGTGAACAGATT TTAAGTGTTCACATTAATGTTCCCGGTGAAGATGCGTACTATTTTCAAACTCGCTTATTTGGGAAG ATTATACTTGACAAGTGCAAATTTAACGTCTTGTCCACCAAAGTTGAAATCCGTCTCACAAAAGCTGAACCAGGTCTGCACTGGGCATCTCTTGAATACAAGAAGGAGACAGCGGTGGTAAAAAGGATTACTGTTTCCTCTG AGATTGCTCAAAGGCCTACCTATCCCtcatcaaaaccaaaaagaGTTGATTGGGACAAGATTGAAGCTGAAGTGAAGAAGGAG GAGAAAGAGGAGAAGCTAGATGGGGATGCTGCTTTGAACAAATTTTTCCGAGAAATTTACCAAGATGCTGATGAAGACACAAGAAGAGCCATGCAAAAGTCTTTT GTGGAGTCCAACGGGACGGTGCTGTCGACAAACTGGAAAGAAGTGGGTACTAAGACGGTGGAGGGAAGCCCTCCTGATGGCATGGAGATGAGGAAATGGGAGTACTGA